The genomic interval ACTTGTCTTGTGTCAAGTTTGTGGGTAATGtacttatattatttatatttaaatacagattgaatttattttattttctttttcttttttttttgaaaaatgattcaTATGATTTGATGAGTACGTAGTACGTATTCGgtagattatataaataatatcatCTTTACACGATAAAGAAAAagtttattaatataaataaatattgttatAGTTTGTTaagacaaaaagaaaataatgagGTTCTCAtgaattaaatgacaaatttagCCATTGGTTTACCAGTTTACTACAAATACaaaacattgatcttatttaTAATCACTTTCATATAAATAAATGCAAAATATTgctaaatatttaagtttaattttcagttacagataaatatttaaattataattcttaaacTTTGTAAGTGTCAAGTCAATATTcatgtgttatttttttattgatatattaaaattaatttttaaataaaaaataaaaatttaataacttaGATCAATACAAAATTTTCATATAGCtattaacttaaaattttaaaaatataacttaagattaaaaattaaaattaaatatttttctacaatctaaatatttatgtgaaaaattaatggaaaaataaagaaaataaaatcacaAAGCTAAGTAGTAATTAAGTACTAGTACTACTACCAGTACCCTGAGCCTCAGGTTGAGGTGGTTAGggttcttttttcctttttccaaattattttattttatatttttctcttaTTCTGTTCTGCTCActtaattctctctctctctctctctctcctctctctctctctccttttttAACTGCTACAAACACTGTCCAAGGACAACAAGTCCATCAATTTATCAAACACATGACCAATATGGGCTccattaatggcagattttccAGAGTTGAGGTAGGTACTAAACCGCAACCTTCATATCTCTAAAGTCTCTTCCTTTTCACTATATAATTGCAAACACTATCTGGGTTTCATCTTAAAAgcttcaaaaacatgttcttcCCATCATTATAGCTCAAAGTCTCAGTCTTTATAGTATCTCACTCGAGACATATAGTTTCTGGTTTTCTCTACACAAGCTACTGTTTGACTGTGTTCAATTGGGTTTCTTGTGATTTCAAGAAAGTAAAAATGTGCATTTTGCTTCTTGTTTAAAACTCACATGTATGAGTTGGGTTTTTTGATCTGTAAAAGAAGCAAAGGAAAATGATTGTTTAAACCTTTGTTTTTGAGATCTAACAAAAGTGGTGATGAATTTAGATTGCCACTATTATTATCATAAAATGTCTTGGATTCATTCTCAAACAAGGCAGAAATATGGTATATTGACAAGCTCTCCTTTATCCCCAATGGTGCcctcttcttcatcttcattaCCATATAATAGTAATTACCAAAAGCCACCAACTCAatcctcttcctcttcttcttcatcctcaTCAAGTAGTAAAATAAGCCCAGCAATCATATTCATCATAATTATTCTagctattatttttttcatatctGGTCTCCTCCACTTGCTTGTTAGATTTCTCATGAAGAGAAGGTCTTCAACAATATCTGAATCGAATAGGTATCCTGAGATGTCTAGCTCTGATGCTTTTCAAAGGCAGTTACAACAGCTCTTTCATCTTCATGATTCAGGGCTTGATCAAGCTTTTATAGATGCTCTCCCTGTATTCCTTTACAAAGAGATAATGGGTCTTAAAGAGCCATTTGATTGTGCAGTTTGTTTGTGTGAATTTTCAGAACAAGACAAGTTGAGATTACTTCCACTTTGTAGTCATGCTTTTCACATTGACTGTATAGACACATGGTTACTGTCTAATTCAACTTGTCCTCTTTGTAGAGGTACCTTATATACACCTGGAATTGGCATTAATGAGAACCCAGTTTTTGATTTTCAATTAGATCCAAGGGAAGAAGATGGTTCTTCAACAAACACAGGAAATGGGGTTCTTTCCATTAGTCAAAAGTCTGCTGAAAATGATATTCAAAAGAGGGTCTTTTCAGTGAGACTTGGGAAATTTAGATCCATAAATGATGGGGTTGAACTTCAAGAAGGAGGAGGAGAAGGAGAAAGAGTACAAAGAGAAAAGGGTGAAACTAGTAGTAGCAATTTGGATGCAAGGAGATGTTATTCAATGGGGTCATACCAATATGTCCTTGATGATTCAGAATTACAAGTTGCTTTACAACACAAAAGAGGAGGAGGTGTTGGTGGTAATGGTGGTAGTAATAGCTTAAGAATCCCAAAAGGGAGAAGTGGAACAAGTAGAAATTGCTTAATTGATGGAGATGAAAATGGGAAGAAGATTAACATTGGAAGCAAAGGTGATAGCTTTTCAGTTTCCAAAATCTGGCAATGgtctaaaaaaggaaaatttccAACTTCTTCAGAAACCCAATTGAGCACTACTATTACTACTACCACTACTATTACTTCTTCTGTTCATGCTGATTTACCATGAATGAACCATCAGATTTCTCAGGAGTACATGTTGAAGGTATTCACTTTGTTTAGTACTATTCTTTGTtactattaagaaaaaaaaaagtccttTTTCTcaaaacatttttttaaaaggttTGCTTTCTCTCTAATTTAGTTACTAATCACTAGAATACTACCACTCAATGTAACTTCTTTGTATCATGTTTTCTTTTGAGTAAAAAAACTTTTATGGCAAGTGGGCAATGTACTTTATCTTTTTCTATAAAATTCCATGCAGTAGTATATAGTAAGTTTCTCATTCTTTTCTCCAAACTTAGCATATTATCCTTTTTTTTCCTTACTCATTGTATCTAATTCCAAAAATTGTATGTCATGTGCAACTTTTGTAACTTCTTCCTCTATAAGTTGTTGCTCATGTTTGTGAGTGTAAGTAAGATTGGAATTTTGATTAACTTATTCGATGTTTGTTTGTTAcattaaacaaagaaaaacttTTATTGACTTTCTAGTTTTCAATCAATGTAAAAGATTGATTACTATGGAGAGAGTCATATCATAATGTTACTTTTTGGCTGTGTTGGGCTTCTCTAGAATTTtgcttttttgtttttattttctttttttttttccatggaATCCCAATATTGGGTAGGACATAATGGTGGGATCCTAAAAAGGGGTTAGAGGGACTCTAGTGATGAAGAGCCATGAGAAGTTGTCAATAGCAGTGGAAAGTGGGGTCATATTGTAAGAATGTGTTCCCTATTTTTTCAGTGTCACATCTCTATTAGAAACGTTTTCCAACACTTATTAATACTAATATACCTCTCTTCACAACCAGAAACCATTCCTTCTATAATCACACTTGTAATAACATTGCCAATGTGAAAAGATTAAGCTTAAGCAGTATGACTATTACTCATTTAGATTAGGACTGCATGCAAATTAGTATTTGACTTGTGGCACTAAAGTTAAAAGGCTTAAATTTTGAATTGATGGTAATGATGGGCAACTTtaaccacaaaaaaaaaaaaaggaaaatcaaaTGACAGACTAGTGAAAGAATGAGGTTAAGAGATAATGATGcatacataatttaatttatatatgataagacgaaatttaataaattaagggACCACCATAGGTTGGAGGGAGTTGAGGGGGTTTTGGGAAGAGGGACTGTTTTGTTTTTTCATATAGTTGTTGCTGATGACACATAACCTGCCCTAATAAGATAAGAAGAATTGCTGTAaactcccaaaaaaaaaatatcaagttTTGTATTGGTAGTTGGTGAGTATGGAGATCACaataattctaatttttttatttaatacatatatattaccaAATGCATTATGTGATGATGTGAGAAAAAAGAGATTTGGTGGTGAAATGAAGAAAATAATCAACCATCGATTTTTGGGCAGAAGCGGAGAATCCAAGGTCTTTGCATgtttaaaagttagtaaaagaAGATTGCTACAATGCatcaattttttgtaatttttattaaattaaaataaataaaatcgttgttcaataaataaataaataaataaaatcggATATTATAAAAGTATTAGACACATATAATGTCttggctaattagaatttttgcctTTCAACTTTGACATGTAACAAATCATAcctccctgaacttttaaggttgttGAAAATGaccctgaactattgaaattgttggatttaaagacttttgtctgatttcattcaattttactatttcagtgattgtttatgtactaaatcatgctccccagattttgatatcta from Cannabis sativa cultivar Pink pepper isolate KNU-18-1 chromosome 4, ASM2916894v1, whole genome shotgun sequence carries:
- the LOC115714495 gene encoding RING-H2 finger protein ATL47 isoform X2; translated protein: MADFPELRFLMKRRSSTISESNRYPEMSSSDAFQRQLQQLFHLHDSGLDQAFIDALPVFLYKEIMGLKEPFDCAVCLCEFSEQDKLRLLPLCSHAFHIDCIDTWLLSNSTCPLCRGTLYTPGIGINENPVFDFQLDPREEDGSSTNTGNGVLSISQKSAENDIQKRVFSVRLGKFRSINDGVELQEGGGEGERVQREKGETSSSNLDARRCYSMGSYQYVLDDSELQVALQHKRGGGVGGNGGSNSLRIPKGRSGTSRNCLIDGDENGKKINIGSKGDSFSVSKIWQWSKKGKFPTSSETQLSTTITTTTTITSSVHADLP
- the LOC115714495 gene encoding RING-H2 finger protein ATL47 isoform X1; this encodes MNLDCHYYYHKMSWIHSQTRQKYGILTSSPLSPMVPSSSSSLPYNSNYQKPPTQSSSSSSSSSSSSKISPAIIFIIIILAIIFFISGLLHLLVRFLMKRRSSTISESNRYPEMSSSDAFQRQLQQLFHLHDSGLDQAFIDALPVFLYKEIMGLKEPFDCAVCLCEFSEQDKLRLLPLCSHAFHIDCIDTWLLSNSTCPLCRGTLYTPGIGINENPVFDFQLDPREEDGSSTNTGNGVLSISQKSAENDIQKRVFSVRLGKFRSINDGVELQEGGGEGERVQREKGETSSSNLDARRCYSMGSYQYVLDDSELQVALQHKRGGGVGGNGGSNSLRIPKGRSGTSRNCLIDGDENGKKINIGSKGDSFSVSKIWQWSKKGKFPTSSETQLSTTITTTTTITSSVHADLP
- the LOC115714495 gene encoding RING-H2 finger protein ATL47 isoform X3 → MKRRSSTISESNRYPEMSSSDAFQRQLQQLFHLHDSGLDQAFIDALPVFLYKEIMGLKEPFDCAVCLCEFSEQDKLRLLPLCSHAFHIDCIDTWLLSNSTCPLCRGTLYTPGIGINENPVFDFQLDPREEDGSSTNTGNGVLSISQKSAENDIQKRVFSVRLGKFRSINDGVELQEGGGEGERVQREKGETSSSNLDARRCYSMGSYQYVLDDSELQVALQHKRGGGVGGNGGSNSLRIPKGRSGTSRNCLIDGDENGKKINIGSKGDSFSVSKIWQWSKKGKFPTSSETQLSTTITTTTTITSSVHADLP